One window of Fusarium keratoplasticum isolate Fu6.1 chromosome 2, whole genome shotgun sequence genomic DNA carries:
- a CDS encoding Pyridoxal 5'-phosphate synthase: MRNTPTASLLSIARMALHPPPETSKLIFAPAGSKPTGQAEQFTKGTLVRSQLNSTSPIPQFHEWFSRAQKPDSGVAHPEACTLSTASLPSGRVSSRTVYLKELDPRGFVIYTNLGTSRKSADIESNPRAALLFFWEALQQQVHVEGKVERITREESQTYYDTRARGSRIGAWASRQSQVLEPQGEGDDGREQLQEWYKEVEERFEGEEKIPVPEFWGGVRIIPDRMEFWQGRESRLHDRFVYEREGEAAEWTLKRLSP, from the exons ATGCGAAATACCCCCACTGCTTCACTGCTGTCAATCGCGAGAATGGCTCTTCATCCGCCGCCCGAGACGTCCAAGCTGATCT TTGCCCCCGCGGGCTCCAAGCCCACTGGCCAGGCCGAGCAGTTCACAAAGGGTACCCTCGTCCGCTCGCAGCTAAACTCGACCTCGCCGATCCCCCAGTTCCATGAGTGGTTCTCGCGCGCGCAAAAGCCTGACTCTGGCGTCGCACACCCAGAAGCGTGTACCCTCTCGACCGCCTCTCTCCCGTCGGGCCGCGTGTCCTCGCGCACCGTGTACCTCAAGGAGCTGGACCCCCGCGGGTTCGTCATCTACACAAACCTCGGCACGTCGCGCAAGTCGGCAGACATCGAGAGCAACCCACGGGCTGCGCTGCTGTTCTTTTGGGAGGcgctgcagcagcaggtgCATGTCGAGGGAAAGGTGGAGCGCATCACTCGTGAGGAGAGCCAGACGTACTACGACACGAGAGCACGGGGAAGCCGTATCGGTGCATGGGCTAGTCGACAGAGCCAGGTGCTAGAGCCTCAAGGTGAGGGTGACGATGGACGGGAGCAGCTACAGGAGTGGTACaaagaggtcgaggagcggttcgagggagaggagaagattCCTGTGCCGGAGTTTTGGGGTGGCGTGAGAATTATTCCTGACAGGATGGAGTTCTGGCAGGGTAGGGAGAGCCGCCTGCACGACCGGTTCGTGTATGAGCGTGAGGGAGAAGCCGCAGAATGGACGCTGAAGAGGTTGAGCCCTTAG